From the Streptomyces syringium genome, one window contains:
- a CDS encoding ankyrin repeat domain-containing protein: MTESTPETEPAHDPEVLQLASKVFDLARHGDTDTLAAYVDAGVPANLTNDRGDSLIMLAAYHGHLDAVNALLQRGADPNRPNDRGQTPLGGAVFKGEDEVVRVLLAHGADPEAGSPSATEAAAVFGRQDLVELFRGE; the protein is encoded by the coding sequence ATGACCGAGTCGACCCCCGAGACCGAGCCCGCACACGACCCCGAGGTACTCCAGCTCGCGTCCAAGGTCTTCGACCTGGCACGACACGGGGACACGGACACGCTCGCCGCGTATGTGGACGCGGGTGTACCGGCCAACCTCACCAACGACAGGGGTGACTCCCTCATCATGCTGGCCGCCTACCACGGCCACCTCGACGCCGTGAACGCCCTGCTCCAGCGCGGCGCCGACCCCAACCGCCCCAACGACCGCGGCCAGACCCCGCTCGGCGGCGCCGTCTTCAAGGGCGAGGACGAGGTCGTCCGCGTCCTCCTCGCCCACGGCGCGGACCCGGAGGCGGGCTCCCCCTCGGCGACCGAGGCGGCGGCGGTCTTCGGCCGCCAGGACCTGGTGGAGCTGTTCCGGGGGGAGTGA
- a CDS encoding SCO1417 family MocR-like transcription factor: MSQWTSSVGAPQLARLLGSQHARDTVTPIGGRRSPAYRSLADGIRLLVLEGRVPVAARLPAERELAAALSVSRTTVAAAYEALRGEGFLESRRGAGSWTAVPAGNPLPTRGLDPLPPEAVGSVIDLGCAALTAPEPWLTRAFQGALEELPPYAHTHGDYPAGLPALRQALADRYTARGIPTMPEQIMVTTGAMGAVAAICRLFAGHGERVAVESPSYANVLQLMREAGTRLVPVAMADRLAGWDLPAWRQVLRDAAPRLAYVIADFHNPTGALAPEEQRRELVEAARAAGTLLIADETMSDLCLEPGVAMPRPVCAFDPAGSAVITVGSASKTFWAGLRIGWVRAAPDVIRSLVAARAYADLGTPVLEQLAVTWLLSTEGWDASIGIRRTQTLENRDALVDALGRHLPDWEFTVPKGGLTLWVRTGGLSGSRIAEAGERLGVRVPSGPRFGVDGAFEGFVRLPFTVTGAVAEEAATRLAEAARLVASGATAAVEAPRTYVA, encoded by the coding sequence ATGAGTCAGTGGACCTCTTCGGTGGGGGCGCCGCAGTTGGCGCGTCTCCTCGGTTCGCAGCACGCGCGCGACACCGTGACCCCGATCGGCGGCCGTCGCTCACCCGCCTACCGCTCCCTCGCGGACGGCATCCGGCTGCTCGTCCTGGAAGGCCGCGTCCCGGTCGCCGCGCGGCTGCCCGCCGAGCGGGAACTCGCCGCGGCGCTCTCCGTCAGCCGCACCACCGTCGCCGCCGCCTACGAGGCCCTGCGCGGCGAGGGCTTCCTCGAATCCCGCCGCGGCGCCGGCAGCTGGACGGCCGTGCCCGCCGGAAACCCGCTGCCCACCCGCGGACTCGACCCCCTCCCGCCGGAGGCCGTCGGCTCCGTGATCGACCTGGGCTGCGCCGCCCTCACCGCGCCCGAGCCGTGGCTCACCCGCGCCTTCCAGGGCGCCCTCGAGGAGCTGCCGCCGTACGCCCACACCCACGGTGACTACCCCGCCGGGCTGCCCGCCCTGCGCCAGGCCCTCGCCGACCGCTACACCGCCCGCGGCATCCCGACCATGCCCGAGCAGATCATGGTGACCACGGGGGCCATGGGCGCCGTCGCCGCGATCTGTCGGCTGTTCGCCGGGCACGGCGAGCGGGTCGCCGTCGAGTCCCCCTCGTACGCCAACGTCCTGCAGCTCATGCGCGAGGCCGGCACCCGGCTCGTGCCCGTCGCGATGGCCGACCGGCTCGCCGGCTGGGACCTGCCCGCCTGGCGTCAGGTGCTGCGCGACGCCGCGCCCCGCCTCGCCTACGTCATCGCCGACTTCCACAACCCGACCGGCGCGCTGGCCCCCGAGGAGCAGCGCCGGGAACTCGTCGAGGCCGCGCGGGCCGCCGGCACCCTCCTCATCGCCGACGAGACCATGTCCGACCTGTGCCTCGAACCGGGCGTCGCCATGCCCCGGCCCGTCTGCGCCTTCGACCCGGCGGGCAGCGCGGTGATCACCGTCGGCTCGGCCAGCAAGACGTTCTGGGCGGGGCTGCGGATCGGCTGGGTGCGCGCGGCCCCCGACGTCATCCGCAGCCTCGTCGCCGCCCGCGCCTACGCCGACCTCGGCACGCCCGTGCTCGAACAGCTCGCCGTGACCTGGCTGCTCAGCACCGAGGGCTGGGACGCCTCCATCGGTATACGGCGCACCCAGACGCTGGAGAACCGTGACGCGCTCGTCGACGCCCTCGGCCGTCACCTGCCCGACTGGGAGTTCACCGTCCCGAAGGGCGGGCTCACCCTGTGGGTGCGCACCGGCGGCCTCTCGGGATCGCGGATCGCCGAGGCGGGGGAGCGGCTCGGCGTGCGGGTGCCCTCCGGTCCGCGCTTCGGTGTCGACGGGGCCTTCGAGGGCTTCGTACGGCTCCCGTTCACCGTCACGGGGGCGGTCGCCGAGGAGGCCGCGACCCGGCTCGCGGAGGCCGCCCGCCTGGTGGCGAGCGGCGCGACGGCAGCGGTCGAGGCCCCGCGGACCTACGTGGCCTGA
- the yczE gene encoding membrane protein YczE, producing MSASGGPSLARRLVQLYGGLVLYGVSAGLQLRAGLGLAPWDVLSQGVAGRTGLSIGTVSILIGALVLLLWVPLRQRPGLGTVSNVLVIGLALDATLTLTPAPGPLWVRVPLLVLSIVLGAVATGLYITPRFGPGPRDGLMTGLHRRTGRSVRLVRTCIEVVVLATGFALGGSVGAGTVLYAVGIGPLSQFFLRAFALPERPEQPRPEDPEGPREPRDTAVPVASPAVTAREVPDLV from the coding sequence TTGTCCGCGTCAGGGGGGCCGTCCCTCGCCCGCCGTCTGGTCCAGCTGTACGGCGGGCTGGTGCTGTACGGGGTGAGCGCGGGGCTGCAGCTGCGGGCGGGGCTCGGGCTGGCACCGTGGGACGTCCTGAGCCAGGGTGTCGCGGGGCGTACGGGCCTGTCGATCGGGACGGTGTCCATCCTCATCGGGGCGCTCGTGCTGCTCCTGTGGGTGCCGCTGCGCCAGCGGCCCGGCCTGGGCACGGTCTCGAACGTGCTGGTGATCGGCCTGGCGCTGGACGCGACGCTGACCCTGACCCCGGCCCCCGGACCGCTGTGGGTGCGGGTTCCGCTGCTGGTCCTCTCGATCGTGCTGGGCGCGGTGGCGACCGGGCTCTACATCACCCCGCGCTTCGGCCCGGGTCCGCGGGACGGGCTGATGACCGGCCTGCACCGCAGGACCGGGCGCTCGGTGCGGCTGGTGCGCACCTGCATCGAGGTGGTCGTGCTGGCGACGGGGTTCGCGCTCGGCGGCTCGGTGGGCGCCGGGACGGTGCTGTACGCGGTGGGCATCGGGCCGCTGTCCCAGTTCTTCCTGCGCGCCTTCGCCCTGCCGGAGCGGCCGGAGCAGCCCCGGCCCGAGGACCCGGAAGGCCCCCGAGAGCCGCGCGATACGGCCGTTCCGGTGGCCTCCCCGGCGGTCACGGCACGCGAAGTTCCGGACCTGGTTTAG
- a CDS encoding RNA polymerase-binding protein RbpA, with translation MSERALRGTRLVVTSYETDRGIDLAPRQAVEYACPNGHRFEMPFSVEAEIPPEWECKACGAVALLVDGDGPEEKKGKPARTHWDMLMERRTREELEEVLAERLAVLRSGAMNIAVHPRDNRKSA, from the coding sequence ATGAGTGAGCGAGCTCTCCGCGGCACGCGACTTGTGGTTACCAGCTACGAGACCGACCGCGGCATCGATCTGGCCCCGCGCCAGGCGGTGGAGTACGCATGCCCGAACGGACATCGATTTGAGATGCCGTTCTCGGTAGAGGCGGAGATTCCGCCGGAGTGGGAGTGCAAGGCGTGCGGCGCCGTGGCACTCCTGGTAGACGGCGATGGTCCTGAGGAGAAGAAGGGCAAGCCCGCGCGTACGCACTGGGACATGCTCATGGAGCGGCGTACCCGCGAGGAGCTCGAGGAGGTGCTGGCCGAGAGGCTGGCCGTCCTGCGCTCCGGTGCCATGAACATCGCCGTGCATCCGCGGGACAACCGCAAGTCCGCCTGA
- the fxsA gene encoding FxsA family membrane protein translates to MTFGAQQTMDGRPPKRGRARRLIPLAVAVWAVLEIWLLMMVADAAGGLTVLALLAGGVLLGGFVIKRAGRRAWKRLTDSLQPPKAPDDAQGPAAAQAPGATGSTGGNGLTMLGGLLLMVPGLLSDAAGLLCLFPPTRALLRKGLQRGVDRRAAAFGPGPLGDAFQQARMHRPDGKVVQGEVIRDDEPPAPRQDGPRLPR, encoded by the coding sequence ATGACGTTCGGAGCACAGCAGACGATGGACGGCCGGCCGCCGAAACGGGGCCGTGCCCGCAGGCTCATCCCCTTGGCCGTGGCGGTCTGGGCGGTGCTGGAGATCTGGCTGCTGATGATGGTGGCCGACGCGGCGGGCGGGCTCACCGTCCTCGCCCTGCTGGCCGGGGGTGTGCTGCTCGGCGGGTTCGTGATCAAGCGGGCCGGACGCCGCGCCTGGAAGCGGCTGACGGACTCCCTCCAGCCGCCCAAGGCCCCGGACGACGCGCAGGGGCCCGCCGCCGCGCAGGCCCCGGGCGCCACCGGGAGCACGGGCGGCAACGGTCTGACGATGCTGGGCGGGCTGCTGCTGATGGTGCCGGGCCTGCTCTCCGACGCGGCCGGGCTGCTGTGCCTCTTCCCGCCGACCCGCGCGCTGCTGCGCAAGGGCCTGCAGCGCGGCGTGGACCGCCGGGCGGCGGCCTTCGGCCCGGGCCCCCTCGGTGACGCCTTCCAGCAGGCCCGGATGCACCGGCCCGACGGCAAGGTCGTCCAGGGCGAGGTCATCCGCGACGACGAGCCGCCCGCGCCGCGCCAGGACGGGCCGCGGCTGCCGCGCTGA
- a CDS encoding polyprenol monophosphomannose synthase, translated as MNDGGQRRYGPLGTTLVIIPTYNEAENIKLIVGRVRSAVPEAHVLVADDNSPDGTGKLADELAADDDHVKVLHRKGKEGLGAAYLAGFHWGLDNGYGVLVEMDADGSHQPEELPRLLTALKGADLVLGSRWVPGGRVVNWPKSREILSRGGSTYSRLLLDVPIRDVTGGFRAFRRETLEGLGMDEVASQGYCFQVDLAWRAVKAGFHVVEVPITFVERELGDSKMSRDIVAEALWRVTSWGVGSRVGKALGRGGKN; from the coding sequence GTGAACGACGGTGGTCAGCGGAGATACGGTCCGCTCGGCACGACCTTGGTGATCATCCCGACCTATAACGAGGCGGAGAACATCAAGCTCATCGTCGGCCGGGTGCGGTCGGCCGTGCCGGAGGCGCACGTCCTCGTCGCCGACGACAACAGCCCCGACGGCACCGGCAAGCTCGCCGACGAGCTGGCGGCCGACGACGACCACGTCAAGGTGCTGCACCGCAAGGGCAAGGAAGGCCTGGGAGCCGCCTATCTGGCCGGCTTCCACTGGGGCCTGGACAACGGCTACGGCGTCCTGGTGGAAATGGACGCCGACGGCTCCCACCAGCCCGAGGAGCTGCCCCGGCTGCTCACCGCCCTCAAGGGCGCCGACCTGGTGCTCGGCTCCCGCTGGGTCCCCGGCGGCCGGGTCGTGAACTGGCCGAAGTCCCGCGAGATCCTCTCCCGTGGCGGCTCCACCTACTCCCGCCTCCTCCTCGACGTCCCGATCCGCGACGTCACCGGCGGTTTCCGGGCCTTCCGCCGGGAGACCCTGGAGGGGCTGGGCATGGACGAGGTGGCCTCCCAGGGCTACTGCTTCCAGGTCGACCTGGCCTGGCGGGCCGTGAAGGCCGGCTTCCACGTCGTCGAGGTCCCCATCACCTTTGTCGAGCGCGAGCTGGGCGACAGCAAGATGAGCCGCGACATCGTCGCGGAGGCCCTGTGGCGGGTCACGTCCTGGGGCGTCGGCTCCCGGGTCGGCAAGGCCCTGGGCCGGGGCGGGAAGAACTGA
- the lnt gene encoding apolipoprotein N-acyltransferase has product MPPGPETTADAADGDTVGRPGGPSSRSPRPPGPPARPDARENAAGRPQAADEQPEAGDAAKAPVPPTPADGPDASDASDAHPDAVSAAGDTASRSGGPTRLTRLVRLARREARRSALAAVAGLALTASFPPYDLWPLSFVAVAALALLTRGRTARQGAWTGFAFALPFFFFLLRWLHVVGYDAVFGLSVIEALFIALLGAGLAVTSRLPGWPLWGACLWVAQEWARDRTPFGGFPWGRLAFANTGSPFTPLAALGGAPLVTFAVALTGGLLACAVVAAWRLRGAAGDRVRAVRAALPAVEAAALAAAVVLAGYAVPVPTKAADTVDIAIVQGNVQNPGMNFLGRPMMILNNHVDATLALAKDIKAGRVKKPDLVIWPENSSDLDPFQYAEAYDRIEEAVRAVGVPVLVGALVDHPGKPGYVDNQGIVWDPVKGPGASYTKQHPVPFGEYVPFRQQLSKVITRLQRVPRDFYPGDHTGVLKIGPARLGDVICFEVAYDEIVHDTVMAGARALVVQTNNATYGRTGQPEQQLAMSRLRAVEHGRAVVTAATSGISAVVAPDGKVLHRSAEFTRDVISTSIPLRDEITVADRAGAAPEWALAMVGLLSCAAAIMIGRRGRPDEKGQQ; this is encoded by the coding sequence GTGCCCCCGGGTCCCGAAACCACCGCCGACGCCGCCGACGGCGACACCGTCGGCCGGCCGGGCGGGCCGTCTTCCCGCTCCCCGCGTCCACCGGGCCCGCCAGCGCGGCCCGACGCCCGCGAGAACGCCGCCGGCCGGCCGCAGGCAGCCGACGAACAGCCGGAGGCCGGTGACGCTGCGAAGGCGCCCGTACCGCCGACACCGGCGGACGGCCCCGACGCCTCGGACGCTTCAGACGCGCATCCGGACGCGGTTTCCGCCGCCGGTGACACGGCATCCCGGTCCGGCGGCCCCACGCGGCTCACCCGCCTCGTCCGACTGGCCCGTCGTGAGGCGCGGCGCAGTGCCCTCGCCGCCGTCGCGGGACTGGCCCTCACCGCGTCCTTCCCGCCGTACGACCTGTGGCCGCTGTCCTTCGTGGCCGTCGCCGCCCTGGCACTGCTGACCCGGGGCCGCACCGCCCGGCAGGGCGCCTGGACGGGCTTCGCCTTCGCGCTGCCGTTCTTCTTCTTCCTGCTGCGCTGGCTGCACGTGGTCGGCTACGACGCCGTCTTCGGCCTCTCCGTCATCGAGGCGCTGTTCATCGCCCTCCTCGGCGCGGGCCTGGCCGTGACCTCCCGGCTGCCCGGCTGGCCGCTGTGGGGCGCCTGTCTGTGGGTCGCGCAGGAGTGGGCCCGTGACCGGACGCCCTTCGGCGGCTTCCCGTGGGGGCGGCTCGCCTTCGCCAACACCGGCTCCCCCTTCACCCCGCTCGCCGCGCTCGGCGGCGCCCCGCTGGTCACCTTCGCCGTGGCGCTCACCGGCGGGCTGCTGGCCTGCGCGGTGGTCGCCGCCTGGCGCCTGCGGGGGGCCGCCGGCGACCGCGTACGGGCCGTGCGCGCCGCGCTGCCCGCCGTCGAGGCCGCCGCGCTGGCCGCGGCCGTCGTCCTCGCCGGGTACGCCGTGCCGGTGCCCACCAAGGCGGCCGACACGGTCGACATCGCCATCGTCCAGGGCAATGTGCAGAACCCGGGGATGAACTTCCTCGGCCGCCCGATGATGATCCTCAACAACCACGTCGACGCCACCCTCGCCCTGGCGAAGGACATCAAGGCCGGCCGCGTGAAGAAGCCCGACCTGGTCATCTGGCCGGAGAACTCCTCCGACCTGGATCCCTTCCAGTACGCCGAGGCCTACGACCGGATCGAGGAGGCCGTGCGGGCGGTCGGCGTGCCCGTCCTCGTCGGCGCCCTCGTCGACCACCCGGGCAAGCCCGGCTACGTCGACAACCAGGGCATCGTCTGGGACCCCGTGAAGGGCCCCGGCGCCTCGTACACCAAGCAGCACCCGGTGCCGTTCGGCGAGTACGTGCCCTTCCGGCAGCAGCTGAGCAAGGTCATCACCCGACTCCAGCGCGTGCCCCGCGACTTCTACCCCGGCGACCACACCGGGGTGCTGAAGATCGGCCCGGCGCGGCTCGGCGACGTCATCTGCTTCGAGGTGGCCTACGACGAGATCGTCCACGACACCGTCATGGCCGGCGCCCGCGCCCTCGTCGTCCAGACCAACAACGCCACCTACGGCCGCACCGGCCAGCCCGAGCAGCAGCTGGCCATGTCGCGGCTGCGGGCGGTCGAGCACGGCCGGGCCGTGGTCACCGCCGCGACGAGCGGCATCAGCGCGGTCGTCGCCCCCGACGGCAAGGTGCTCCACCGCAGCGCGGAATTCACCCGTGACGTCATCAGCACCTCCATCCCCCTGCGGGACGAGATCACCGTGGCCGACCGCGCCGGTGCCGCGCCCGAATGGGCGCTCGCTATGGTGGGCCTTCTGTCCTGCGCGGCCGCGATCATGATCGGCCGTCGAGGACGACCGGACGAGAAGGGGCAGCAGTGA
- a CDS encoding amidohydrolase: protein MSDRPTPQEEPRTVLLRGGEVHSPADPFATAMVVERGHVAWVGSEGAADSFADGVDEVVDLEGALVTPAFTDAHVHTTSTGLALTGLDLTDARTLPEALDRIRAHAAARPADRVLLGHGWDATRWPEHRPPSRRELDEATGGRPLYLTRADVHSAVVTTALLDLVPHAAGLPGGGPDAPLTGDAHHAVRAAAYASVTPAQRAAAQAAALERAASLGIGSLHECAGPRISSADDLTGLLSLAAERPGPRVVGYWAEALTSAADASRVLELGALGAAGDLFVDGSLGSHTACLHEPYADGPHADHTGTAHLDAAAIAAHVTACTEAGIQAGFHAIGDAALTAVVEGVRAAADRLGLARIRAARHRVEHAEMLTPEHIAAFAELALTASVQPAFDAAWGGDEAMYAERLGVERARTLNPYAALLRAGVPLALGSDSPVTPLDPWGTVRAAAFHRTPGHRVSVRAAFTAHTRGGWRAIGRDDAGVLVPGAPADYAVWRTGELVVQVPDDRVASWSTDPRSGTPGLPDLTPGAPLPVCLRTVVGGHTVFTRPNE from the coding sequence ATGAGCGACCGCCCCACCCCTCAGGAAGAGCCCCGTACCGTGCTGCTGCGCGGCGGCGAGGTGCACAGCCCCGCCGACCCCTTCGCCACGGCCATGGTGGTCGAGCGCGGCCACGTCGCCTGGGTCGGCTCCGAAGGCGCGGCGGACTCCTTCGCCGACGGCGTGGACGAGGTCGTCGACCTCGAAGGCGCGCTCGTCACCCCCGCGTTCACCGACGCCCATGTGCACACCACCTCCACCGGCCTCGCGCTCACCGGCCTCGACCTCACCGACGCCCGCACGCTCCCCGAGGCCCTCGACCGCATCCGCGCCCACGCCGCCGCCCGGCCCGCTGACCGGGTGCTGCTCGGCCACGGCTGGGACGCCACCCGCTGGCCCGAGCACCGGCCCCCGTCCCGCCGCGAGCTGGACGAGGCCACCGGCGGCCGGCCGCTCTACCTCACCCGCGCCGACGTCCACTCCGCCGTCGTCACCACGGCCCTGCTCGACCTCGTCCCGCACGCCGCGGGGCTGCCCGGCGGCGGCCCGGACGCGCCGCTGACCGGCGACGCCCACCACGCCGTGCGCGCCGCCGCGTACGCGAGCGTCACCCCCGCCCAGCGGGCCGCCGCGCAGGCCGCGGCGCTGGAGCGGGCCGCCTCGCTCGGCATCGGCTCCCTCCACGAGTGCGCCGGGCCGCGGATCTCCAGCGCCGACGACCTCACCGGCCTGCTGAGCCTGGCCGCCGAACGCCCCGGCCCGCGCGTCGTCGGCTACTGGGCCGAGGCGCTCACCAGCGCCGCCGACGCGAGCCGCGTCCTCGAACTCGGCGCGCTCGGCGCGGCCGGCGACCTCTTCGTCGACGGCTCCCTCGGCTCGCACACCGCGTGCCTCCACGAGCCCTACGCCGACGGCCCGCACGCGGACCACACCGGCACCGCGCACCTGGACGCGGCCGCCATCGCCGCCCACGTCACCGCCTGCACCGAAGCGGGCATCCAGGCCGGTTTCCACGCCATCGGCGACGCCGCGCTCACCGCCGTGGTGGAGGGCGTACGGGCCGCCGCCGACCGGCTCGGCCTCGCCCGGATCCGCGCCGCCCGGCACCGCGTCGAGCACGCCGAGATGCTCACCCCCGAGCACATCGCCGCCTTCGCCGAACTCGCCCTCACCGCCTCTGTCCAGCCGGCCTTCGACGCCGCCTGGGGCGGCGACGAGGCCATGTACGCCGAACGGCTCGGCGTGGAGCGGGCCCGCACCCTCAACCCGTACGCGGCCCTGCTGCGGGCCGGTGTCCCGCTCGCCCTCGGTTCGGACAGCCCCGTCACCCCCCTCGACCCCTGGGGCACCGTCCGCGCCGCCGCCTTCCACCGCACCCCCGGGCACCGCGTCTCCGTCCGGGCCGCCTTCACCGCGCACACCCGGGGCGGCTGGCGGGCGATCGGCCGTGACGACGCGGGCGTCCTGGTGCCGGGCGCGCCCGCCGACTACGCCGTATGGAGGACCGGTGAGCTCGTCGTGCAGGTGCCCGACGACCGGGTCGCCAGCTGGTCCACCGACCCCCGCTCGGGCACGCCCGGCCTGCCCGATCTCACCCCCGGCGCCCCCCTGCCGGTCTGTCTGCGCACGGTGGTCGGCGGGCACACCGTCTTCACGCGTCCGAACGAGTGA
- a CDS encoding Lrp/AsnC family transcriptional regulator — protein sequence MEELDREIVELLVKDGRMSYTDLGKATGLSTSAVHQRVRRLEQRGVIRGYAAVVDPEAVGLPLTAFISVKPFDPSAPDDIADRLAEIPEIEACHSVAGDENYILKVRVATPLELEHLLARIRSLAGVSTRTTIVLSTPYEARPPRVG from the coding sequence GTGGAGGAGTTGGACAGAGAAATCGTGGAACTGCTCGTCAAGGACGGGCGGATGAGCTACACCGACCTGGGGAAGGCCACGGGCCTGTCCACCTCGGCGGTGCACCAGCGCGTGCGCCGGCTCGAACAGCGCGGCGTCATCCGGGGGTACGCGGCGGTGGTCGACCCCGAGGCCGTCGGGCTGCCGCTCACCGCGTTCATCTCGGTGAAGCCCTTCGACCCGAGCGCCCCCGACGACATCGCCGACCGGCTCGCCGAGATCCCCGAGATCGAGGCCTGCCACAGCGTCGCCGGCGACGAGAACTACATCCTCAAGGTCCGCGTCGCCACGCCCCTGGAGCTGGAGCACCTCCTGGCCCGGATCCGCTCGTTGGCGGGGGTCTCGACGCGCACGACGATCGTGCTGTCGACCCCGTACGAGGCCAGACCGCCGCGGGTGGGCTGA